The Branchiostoma floridae strain S238N-H82 chromosome 12, Bfl_VNyyK, whole genome shotgun sequence genome segment tctctgtatatatatgtgtgtgtgtgtgcgtgagagagagagagtgtgtatgtgtgtgtgtgtacgtgtgtgtgtgcgtgcgcgtgtgtctgtgtgtgtgtgtgtgtgtgtgtgcgtgaggcCATCTGTGTGTGCGTACGCGTGGAcacatttgtgtatgtgtatgcgtgtgtgtgtgagtgtgcttGTTTCTCAGTCTCTGAAAGAGCATTATGCATTGTTATGGCCGCATACGTTCTCAGTGTTATCATTTGTATTATGAAACTCGAAagcatgtgtaattataagCTGTAGAAGTCTGACATCTCTGATTGCATTCTTTCTTTAATGGTACCTACCTACCTTGTTATATGATCTAACGCCCATGCCGTCCAGTACATGTACGAGTCGTCCACCACAATGCCGAAGTATCCCGGCGATAGGCCTGTGATGCTGAACACATCGGTGACATCACCACCTTGCAGTGTTGAGCTCATTATACGGTGGAAGCCTCCATCGCACCAATACAGTCTCTGTCCTATGGAAACATTTAATATATAGTATTCATgaaatatgtataatatatagaATATAAATATGTCTATATTTTGCGTTTTGTTGTTCAAATATACTGTTACCGTGTTAATAAagttatttcattttattcatttatcaatcATCAAGTAATTTAAcggaaatacaaaatacaaagagtAAACCTAGATAAAGTTGAATGATATAAGATGACAGTGCAGGATAGAGGAAGAAGCCTATCAGGTGTATATAAGCCCTCCtccttacaaaacaacaaatattgATTACGATTTTGATCACAGATAAAAAACTTCCACTAAACAAATAGACTTTAGACATGATCACATCTGTCTAAAGGGTGACTTATAGGGTGttaaaagtcaaagtccttccctcACTATATGGTGTAGTGTGTTCGAATTTTGCAATAGAAATTAAATACCTTGTATGTCAATGGCTATGCCTTGTGGCCACTTCAGTCCTTCAGTTGTGTTGACCAATGTTTTGCTGCCACTCCCGTCCATTGCTGACCGGCTTATTTTTGCTCCATTACCCCAGTAGGCCGTCCAGTAGGCCGTCCAGTACATGAAGCTGAAGCAAAAACGATCGCGTAAGACCTACATCACATTTGcaaaacggggcccggccggacagctttcgggaacgaaaagtagtatgacataaaagacaccaaactatatAGGATGacaagagaatagtcgtggggattatttttgtatatttttacgtatacatttctattttttgtttccaacaaacagcccggccgggccccggtttggaaatgtgacgttaggcTTACCCGGAGTTTTAACCGGCCGGGCACCTGGTAGACGCCCTGACCTACCCATGGGGTAcagggctgacgtcacagttgagttgcgcggtagaaggcacaaaatgggtgtgacttaatcctttaaaatcttctttttccttgaaaattttggcccaacCTGGAGACTTTTTGGGACAGAAGGAACAGGTAAGGTCTAATCTCAGTTTAGCAGTTTAGGTGGCGCATGGAAGGGTTTTAGTTGTTGTGTCATATTggtggtatcaggagaaaactgggGTTAAAGGTGaagtttctttcatagagcgggGATTCCTCGGAGTTCGAGGTGGttaaccctctgttttcttttaatggttacaaagatgacccttgtgactgtctggtggagaatgtttttaagattgaaattggggttagtacttttctgaagccttgttttGGTGCATTTTGTCATGCTTCCCTATGTAGAGGTCCAACTGTAATGTCAGCCCTACACGGTACGGTAtacggcagtccaccgggacaaatttgtggcctGTGGAATCCGGTGCAATTGGGACCGCCAAAGTAAGGTGACAAACAATCTATGAAACGTTGATGGAAATGGTTGTGTAATagagtctacatgtacatctgtaaaTAATCAAAAGGGAGGAAGAGGGTCCAATTGAATTGTTTTCACACCTCATGTTtgaataatgacaatgacaatgatgtttattgcatgttcataccccaatggggctaaatgagtgttctctgtacaatgatatgcgtAATAGCCTTATTAATGTTAAACGTGTAAAAgagaaatatgatataataaacAGCAGGTCTTACCCGTTTTCAGGATCCAGAGCTATTCCTTGTGGCTTGATATGCTCGGCCTCTCGGACGATGACCCTGGAGTATTCACCGTCCATCCGGGCAACTCGGATGACGTAAGCCACACTGTCCGTCCAGTAGACGTTCCCTCCCGCAAAGTCAAGAGCAACATCAGTCGgagctagttatcataaaaagacaaaatattttaatt includes the following:
- the LOC118427145 gene encoding low-density lipoprotein receptor-related protein 4-like, with the translated sequence MRAYRNGTNIKVVAENGVISPTDVALDFAGGNVYWTDSVAYVIRVARMDGEYSRVIVREAEHIKPQGIALDPENGFMYWTAYWTAYWGNGAKISRSAMDGSGSKTLVNTTEGLKWPQGIAIDIQGQRLYWCDGGFHRIMSSTLQGGDVTDVFSITGLSPGYFGIVVDDSYMYWTAWALDHITRD